In Carya illinoinensis cultivar Pawnee chromosome 9, C.illinoinensisPawnee_v1, whole genome shotgun sequence, the following are encoded in one genomic region:
- the LOC122277379 gene encoding probable LRR receptor-like serine/threonine-protein kinase RFK1 isoform X3, with the protein MLPPQLFKLPYLQNIDFAYNYLNGTIPLEWTSMQLTSISVLANRLSGEIPKELGNITTLKYMCLEANRFSGIVPPELGNLINLQTLVLSSNNLTGNLPKTFSRLQNLTDFRINDNNFKGKLPDFIQNWKQLTRLEMHASGLEGPIPPKISLLHNLTELRISDMDGPNQDFPMLRNMSGIVRLVLRNCKISGEIPAYIWTMKNLDMLDVSFNKLIGEIPTSANLERLRFLFLTGNSLRGNVPESILKAGSNIDLSYNNFTWQGPEQPACGENLNLNLNLFRSSFKEDNIKQGPHCLKNFNCPQYSNCLHINSGGNNLAIKEDKVTVVYEGDGDVEGGAAEYFIRDNSYWGFSSTGDFMDDNDYQNTRYTLYLSSANVSELYATARVSPMSLTYFHYCLENGNYTVNLHFSEIVFTNDKTYNSLGKRVFDIYVQEILVAKDFNVEDYTGVAQKAVVKPISNVIVSNNVLEIRFYWAGKGTTRIPDRGVYGPLISAISVVSDFKLCPNGGANRTVYIIVGVAIGALCLLLFLGGILWWKGCLLRKRRGKKDARRLDSVTGTFSLKQIKAATNDFDYANKIGEGGFGPVYKGQLPDGTVIAVKQLSSKSKQGNREFLNEMGMISCLQHPNLVKLHGCCIEGDQLLLVYEYMENNSLAGALFENSQLKLDWPTRLKICIGIARGLAFLHEESRLKIVHRDIKATNVLLDGELNPKISDFGLARLDEEEKSHITTRIAGTIGYMAPEYALWGYLTYKADVYSFGVLALEIFSGKNNNNYMPSDNCVCLLDRACHLQQTGKLMKLIDERLESEVDEKEAEIMVKVALLCTNASASLRPTMSEVVSMLEGRLAVPDQIPEASSYHEDLRFKAMRDLHKATQNQSLSGSQTHNSTTFCSSSTCGHDFGEIKPYSESC; encoded by the exons ATGCTTCCACCTCAACTGTTCAAGCTTCCTTATCTCCAAAATAT TGATTTTGCATACAACTATCTTAATGGGACAATACCACTGGAATGGACTTCAATGCAATTGACTTCTAT CTCTGTTCTAGCGAATCGCTTATCAGGGGAAATTCCAAAGGAATTGGGAAATATTACGACTCTCAAATACAT GTGCCTTGAAGCAAACCGATTCTCAGGCATTGTTCCTCCTGAGCTTGGCAACTTGATCAATTTGCAGACTTT GGTGCTCTCCTCAAATAATTTGACAGGAAACTTGCCGAAGACTTTTTCTAGGCTGCAAAATCTAACAGATTT TAGGATAAATGACAACAACTTCAAAGGAAAGCTGCCTGACTTCATTCAGAACTGGAAACAACTGACAAGACT AGAAATGCATGCAAGTGGACTGGAGGGACCCATCCCACCCAAGATATCTCTCCTGCATAATTTAACTGAGTT GAGGATTAGCGATATGGATGGGCCAAATCAGGACTTTCCTATGCTGAGAAACATGTCTGGCATAGTAAGATT GGTTTTGAGAAACTGTAAGATTTCTGGGGAGATCCCTGCATACATCTGGACTATGAAGAATCTGGACATGTT GGATGTCAGTTTTAACAAATTAATTGGGGAGATTCCAACCAGTGCCAACTTAGAGCGCCTGAGATTCCT CTTTTTAACTGGCAACTCACTAAGAGGAAATGTGCCAGAATCAATTTTGAAGGCGGGGAGtaatat TGATCTTTCCTACAATAACTTCACATGGCAAGGTCCTGAACAGCCAGCTTGTGGAGAAAACTT GAATTTGAATCTTAACTTATTTCGAAGCTCCTTCAAGGAGGACAACAT AAAACAAGGTCCTCATTGCTTAAAGAACTTCAATTGTCCACAAT ATTCAAATTGTTTGCATATTAATTCTGGTGGAAACAATTTAGCCATCAAGGAAGATAAAGTCACAGTTGTATATGAAGGAGATGGAGATGTTGAAGGTGGTGCTGCAGAGTACTTTATTCGTGACAATAGTTACTGGGGGTTTAGTAGCACTGGGGATTTCATGGATGATAATGATTACCAAAATACACGTTACACTCTGTATCTCTCATCGGCCAATGTATCTGAATTGTATGCCACAGCACGTGTATCTCCTATGTCGCTCACTTATTTCCATTATTGCTTAGAAAATGGGAACTACACTGTAAATCTCCACTTTTCAGAAATAGTGTTTACGAATGACAAAACATATAACAGCCTTGGGAAGCGTGTATTTGATATCTATGTTCAG GAAATATTAGTGGCGAAGGACTTCAATGTTGAAGATTACACCGGTGTTGCTCAAAAGGCAGTTGTAAAACCTATATCTAATGTGATCGTCTCAAACAATGTTCTAGAGATCAGATTCTATTGGGCTGGTAAAGGGACGACAAGAATTCCTGATAGAGGAGTTTATGGTCCCCTTATATCAGCCATTTCTGTAGTTTCTG ATTTCAAACTCTGCCCGAATGGTGGAGCCAATCGCACTGTTTATATCATTGTTGGGGTTGCAATCGGAGCATTATGCTTACTACTCTTTTTAGGGGGAATCCTTTGGTGGAAAGGCTGTTTGCTGAGGAAAAGGAGGGGGAAAAAAG ACGCTAGACGACTAGATTCGGTGACGGGGACTTTTagcttaaaacaaataaaagctgCTACTAATGATTTTGATTATGCCAACAAAATTGGAGAAGGTGGCTTTGGTCCTGTTTACAAG GGTCAATTACCTGATGGCACTGTCATAGCAGTTAAGCAGCTCTCGTCTAAATCAAAACAGGGTAATCGGGAGTTTTTAAATGAGATGGGAATGATTTCCTGTTTGCAACACCCAAATCTTGTGAAGCTTCATGGATGTTGCATTGAAGGGGATCAATTATTGTTGGTATACGAGTACATGGAAAATAATAGCCTTGCTGGTGCCCTATTTG AAAACAGTCAGCTTAAACTAGACTGGCCTACAAGGCTTAAGATCTGTATTGGGATAGCAAGAGGTCTAGCTTTTCTCCATGAAGAATCAAGACTCAAGATTGTTCACAGAGACATCAAAGCAACTAATGTGTTGCTGGATGGAGAGTTGAACCCTAAAATATCTGACTTTGGATTGGCTAGGCTAGATGAAGAGGAGAAGAGCCACATTACCACCCGAATTGCTGGAACCAT AGGATATATGGCTCCAGAATACGCATTATGGGGTTATCTGACATACAAAGCAGATGTTTACAGTTTTGGAGTTTTGGCCTTGGAAATTTTCAGTGGAAAGAACAACAATAATTATATGCCAAGTGACAACTGTGTTTGTCTTTTAGATCGG GCCTGTCATTTGCAACAAACTGGAAAATTGATGAAGCTCATTGATGAGAGGTTGGAGTCTGAGGTTGACGAAAAGGAAGCTGAAATTATGGTTAAAGTAGCTTTGTTATGCACAAATGCATCCGCATCACTTCGGCCAACCATGTCTGAGGTGGTAAGCATGCTTGAAGGGCGATTGGCTGTTCCAGACCAGATCCCGGAAGCAAGCAGCTATCATGAAGACCTGAGGTTTAAGGCCATGAGAGACCTCCATAAAGCCACGCAAAATCAGAGTTTGAGTGGAAGCCAAACCCACAATTCAACAACATTTTGCTCTTCCTCTACATGTGGACATGACTTCGGTGAAATCAAACCATACTCAGAATCTTGCTGA